In Onthophagus taurus isolate NC chromosome 6, IU_Otau_3.0, whole genome shotgun sequence, a genomic segment contains:
- the LOC111424815 gene encoding phosphatidate cytidylyltransferase, photoreceptor-specific-like — translation MKAPSSQAATSKPFGFMEYFERKTSAYLNKSRKTVIIRTIFTILLFALLYLTLTMGIVMMLIMTLMIQIKGFFELIDIAYQMCKMHDLPWFRSLSWYFLIAANYYFYGENIMEHFYVFIEDIPSVKFLILYHRFICFIIYIFGFIAFILTLKKKHGKKQFALLAWTHVALLVIVTSSYTAMRNCFHGLIWCVHGLVIMAFNDIFAYICGKLLGKTPLIKVSPKKTWEGFIGGAVFSIFLSFLIASFLCQYDYLVCPIEYRKIKETITLINTCERSYMFKLKDYSFELEFLNISLKTTIRVYPFVLHAFWFALFGSIIAPFGGFFASGFKRAFNVKDFGCAIPGHGGILDRFDCQIFMTNFINVYIATFVKTSTVEALFKKILKLKSDDQLEFFWILQEQLLKHGINFKEIND, via the coding sequence ATGAAAGCTCCAAGTTCTCAAGCGGCTACATCAAAACCTTTTGGTTTTATGGAATATTTTGAACGAAAAACCTCCgcatatttaaataaatcaagaaaaacaGTAATAATACGTAcgatttttacaattttactGTTCGCTTTGCTTTATTTAACGTTAACAATGGGAATTGTGATGATGTTAATAATGACTTTAATGATACAAATTAAAGGTTTCTTCGAATTAATTGATATAGCTTATCAAATGTGTAAAATGCACGATTTACCATGGTTTAGATCACTAAGTTGGTACTTTTTAATCGCGGcgaattattatttctatggCGAAAATATCATGgaacatttttatgtatttatagaAGACATTCCGTcggtaaaatttttgattttataccatcgatttatttgttttatcatttatatattCGGATTTATCGCTTTTATATTAACGTTAAAAAAGAAGCATGGCAAAAAGCAGTTTGCTTTGTTAGCTTGGACTCATGTAGCTTTATTGGTGATTGTAACATCTTCATATACAGCTATGAGGAATTGTTTTCATGGTTTAATTTGGTGCGTACACGGTTTGGTTATTATGgcttttaatgatatttttgcGTACATATGTGGAAAATTGTTGGGGAAAACTCctttaattaaagtttcaCCGAAAAAAACTTGGGAAGGATTTATTGGTGGAGCggtattttcaatatttcttaGCTTTTTAATCGCCAGCTTTTTATGTCAATACGATTATTTAGTATGCCCGATtgaatatcgaaaaattaaagaaacaattaCATTAATAAACACGTGCGAAAGAAGttatatgtttaaattaaaagattattcGTTTGAattggaatttttaaatatttctttaaaaacgaCGATAAGAGTTTATCCCTTTGTTTTGCACGCGTTTTGGTTTGCGCTTTTTGGAAGTATTATTGCACCGTTTGGAGGATTTTTCGCTTCTGGATTTAAAAGAGCGTTTAATGTAAAGGATTTTGGTTGTGCCATACCCGGGCATGGAGGGATTTTGGATAGATTTGACTGCCAAATATTTATgacgaattttattaatgtttatatagCAACTTTTGTAAAAACGTCTACTGTGGAAgcattatttaagaaaattttaaaattaaagtcgGATGATCAACTCGAATTCTTTTGGATACTTCAAGAGCAATTACTAAAACACGgtattaactttaaagaaattaatgattaa